From the genome of Sporomusa sphaeroides DSM 2875:
GATTTGATGCAGAGTTCAAAAAAGATATCGTGAAACTTTATCTAAGTGGAGCTCGTACTTGCCCCAGTTTGGCAGCGGAACTAAGAATTCACGAAAATACGGTCTATAAATGGATTCAACAATATAAAAGTGATCCAGAACATGCTTTCCCCGGAACAGGAAATCTCAAGCCCGATGAGGATGAATTTCGTAAAGCGCAACGACGCATTAAGGAACTAGAGAATGAAGTCGCTATTTTAAAGCAAGCAGCGGTATACTTCGCCAAAAACAGCAAATAAGATATCAGTTTATCTACGATTATCGCTCCCAATATGCTGTTAGCGATTTATGCCGCATTTTAAAGGTAGCCAGAAGTGGATATTACGCCTGGGTGAAAGCCGGTTGCCCGAAAACCCACGATCGGGATGCTGTAGTAGTGGCTCATATTCATCAGATTGAACGAGAACATGATCACAATTACGGCGTTCAAAAGGTCTATGAAGAACTAAACGACAAAGGGATTATCATTGGGCGCAGCAAAGTGCAGCGAATCATGCATGCTCATGGCATCAAAGCCCAGATAAAAAGCAAATACAAACCTCAAACCACCAAAGCTGACCCGAATGAACAAGCCTTTGACAACCTGTTAAATCAAAACTTTGAGGTGCAAGAAATAAACAGAGTGTGGCTGGCTGACATCACCTATATCCGAGTGGGCGGCCAGTGGTGTTATTTAGCTTGTATCTTAGATTTAGCCAGACGCAAAATAGTTGGGTGGGCTCTGGGCAATCGCCCTACAGCAGACCTTGCTTGTAAAGCACTTAGGATGGCCATTGTAAAAGAAAAACCTGCTGAAGGTCTCATCCATCACTCCGACAGGGGCAGTCAATATACATCGCACAAGCATAAAGACTTGCTGAAAGAACATAACATCCTTGGCAGCATGAGCCGGAAAGGCAATCCCTATGATAACGCCCCGATGGAATCCTTCTTTCGGCTTTTAAAAGTGGAGCATGTTAAAAAACGGTCCTTTGCTACGCTAGGGCAGGCTGCGGCCAGTATCGAGGCCTGGATCAGCTATTACAACACACGTAGAAGACATAGTGCCTTGGGTGGCATTTCGCCGCTATGCTACGAGATCAGAAGAAACTCGCCATTTAATCTGTCCGCGTAGGCCAATATGGTTCAAAACCCCACCTGAAGCTAAGTCTACTTTATTTTCATTCTAACTTGCACATTTGTCAATAATTTGTTAGTATTTTTTACATAATAGGAAGAATATTTCTTGCTATTATATTAAATAATGAAAGTGAGGCAATCACTTATGATAACAGCACAATGCATTGCCAGAATAAATGAATTGGCAAAAAAAAGCCGTGAAACAGGACTTACTGATAACGAGCGTGCTGAGCAGGCTGAACTCCGCCGCCGTTATATTGAGCATATTAAAGGTCAGGTTAAAGTCCAGCTTGACTCGATTAAAGTTGTTGACCATGGCGACCAATGCGGGTGCGGCTGTCATGACAAGCATTAAATTTTAAGTAACGCAAGATTACCAATGAAAAGCCACAAACATTGTATCGATGTTTGTGGCTTTTCATTATCTTATTTTTCGGGCCTTTGCCTGCTAATTTTAATTACTTCTTTTTAAAAGTTTCGCAATCGGTATCTGTGGTTTTCGACGCATTAGTACCGGTTACGTGAATCTGGTCGGCGCCGCAATAGTTGCCATTATCCCAAAACTTACATTCATTAACAAAGCATTCAACAGCCGGAGTGATTTGAGTGCCTTCCAGAAAGGCCGCCGACACACTGCCGCCAACATTGGCATTATGCAATGCGCCAATCATATCGCCCACTGTTTTGCGGTGATGGAAAGCTTTACATTGGGTGTCTGCTGATTTTGCTGAATTACCTTCCATTTCATCATTGTAAACGCTGATTTTTGCTGCCATGCATTGGTCACCTGGCATATAGTGAGTACATTGATCAACAGTACATTTGACAATCGGATTAGACATAGGTATTCACTCCTTTATTTTTTTTTAGTATCTGCCTGTCGGAACATTTTTATGCCAGCTACATGGCCACCAGCGCCAGGATTTCTTGCCTGTCATAATCACATTCCGGACAATAGAGCAGATGTATACAGTACGCTTCAGACTGAAACGGCAATGACTGCGCTTCCATATAAGGACTATAGGGCCCGAGATAGTTATTGAGTGCACCGCCATCCAGCATAGTCTTGCCACAGTGCGGACATTTTTTTTCAACCTGCTGCAGCGCATTGCACAATGGACAAACCTTTTCCAAAAGGCTCACCTCATAACATACAAACTAGAATATCATCTTATAGGTTCCCCATTAAAGCCTTTTTATGCTTGCTGTCAGAATAAAAAAAACAAGGCGCAACAGCATTTTGCCGTTGCGCCTGAACAATACTTATTTTTTTCGTAAAAGCATATATGCCGGAATACCTGCCAGCGTAATGCCCAAAGCATATAAAGCGTCGCCGGGGTTATGCACCAGCATGCTAAACGCAATATATACGGAACCCAAAATAGCGATACCTGGTACGATAGGATAACCGGGTACACTGTAAGACCGTTTGGCTTTAGGGTTTCGCTTGCGTAAGATAAACACTGCCGCAAAGGCCAAAATATAGAATGCCCAAATAATGAACATAGCCATATCTGTCAAACGGTCCGGATCGCCCAGAGTCATGAGCACTGCCGCCAAAATTACTACCAGCAGTAAGGCATTGGCCGGAGTACCGGATTTGCTGTGAACCTTCCCTAAGAGCTGCGCCCCGGGCAACAGACCGTTTTGCGCCATGGCAAAAGGCACCCTTGCCCCGGTTAAAATGTAGCCGTTAAGTGCGCCGAAAATCGAAATCAAAATACCAATACTGATCAGTTTCCCGCCCATTTCACCGAACAGCAGCCCGGCAACTGTACCTGCGGCCCGGTTGCCGAGAAGAGCAATTTCAGAAGCCGGCAGCATATGAAATAGCGCTAGATTAATGGCAAGGTAAGCCGCCATAACAATAGCCAAACCGGTAATGATAGCCCGCGGCAATTCTTTTGCCGGATTTTTCATTTCACCGGCAACAAAGCTCACATTAATCCAGCCGTCATATGCCCACAAGGTTGCCAGGACAGCAGCCCCCATACCTGCGGTTTCCCCTATCCCGCCCGGCATATTAAGAATCTGTCCATTGCCTTGCCACAGACCAAAAACCGCAATAAGTATAATGGGCACAAGCTTAGCGGCAGTAGCTGCCGACTGAATCAAGCCGCCATATTTGGCTCCCAGTGCATTGACACCGCCCAAAAATGCAACCACTGCAATGGCTACCGGCAACTTCCAGGTTTCAGGGAAATTAAAAAATGGCAGCAATAATGTGGAAAAATATAAGCCCAACGCCCCGGTTGTCGCCGGTCCATAAATGAAGGTCTGTACCCAGCCGAAAAGATAACCCCACATTTTGCCGTATACTTCATCCAGATAGGCATAGATACCGCCTGTTTTCGGTATCTGCACCCCCAGCTCGGCTACAGTAAGTCCTGCCGCGATGGTAATAATGCCGCCTAATCCCCAGGCCGCCAAAGCCATAGTAGAGTCACCGGCAGCCTCGATGACTTTGCCGGGCTTCATAAAAATCCCGGAACCAATAACCATGCCGATTACCAGTGTCGTGGCAGTCAGCAGCGAAAGGTCTTTCCTCAAAACAGACTCGGTTCGTATTTCTTTGTCCATATGTCTCCTACTATCTAATATAATTTTAAATTCATTGCGCTACTACAATAGCAAATAATTGCACAAACTACAACAGGAAATTCTACATAAAACGTCAAATTATACTATTGGTAATAAAATCATAATTGGATGGGTGATAACAATGAAGAAAAGTACTCCTCCCGATCTTAATATCAGACCTAGAATCCTTTATCAAGTTGCAAAAGCTGCCTGGGAAGGCCAACTTTTCGAACGTAAAGAGGAAATATGCCATTTACTGCAGTCTGAATTTGAAGATAAAGCTACCAGAAGACTTGTCGCCAATCAGATTCGCATTGCCATGGGTCTTGAGCCCAACAACTCGGAAGAGGTTATTAATGAATATGATGAAGAAGCCCTGATGGGTATGGGCAGCGAACCCATTGTCCTGGCCAATCCGGAAGCTTGTAAGGATTGTAAAACCGCCAACTGCCAAACCACTTGCCCAATGAGCGCGATTACCCGTGATGAACTTGGCCGCCCTTGTATCGATAAAAATAAGTGCGCCAGAGACGGTTACTGCATCAATGCCTGCGAATTTGGCGCGCTGGCTGATAAATCACAATTTGTACCACTGATTAATTTACTTAAGCAAAATACCCA
Proteins encoded in this window:
- a CDS encoding transposase → MKGQRFDAEFKKDIVKLYLSGARTCPSLAAELRIHENTVYKWIQQYKSDPEHAFPGTGNLKPDEDEFRKAQRRIKELENEVAILKQAAVYFAKNSK
- a CDS encoding IS3 family transposase; this translates as MYDYRSQYAVSDLCRILKVARSGYYAWVKAGCPKTHDRDAVVVAHIHQIEREHDHNYGVQKVYEELNDKGIIIGRSKVQRIMHAHGIKAQIKSKYKPQTTKADPNEQAFDNLLNQNFEVQEINRVWLADITYIRVGGQWCYLACILDLARRKIVGWALGNRPTADLACKALRMAIVKEKPAEGLIHHSDRGSQYTSHKHKDLLKEHNILGSMSRKGNPYDNAPMESFFRLLKVEHVKKRSFATLGQAAASIEAWISYYNTRRRHSALGGISPLCYEIRRNSPFNLSA
- a CDS encoding DUF896 domain-containing protein codes for the protein MITAQCIARINELAKKSRETGLTDNERAEQAELRRRYIEHIKGQVKVQLDSIKVVDHGDQCGCGCHDKH
- a CDS encoding DUF1540 domain-containing protein — translated: MSNPIVKCTVDQCTHYMPGDQCMAAKISVYNDEMEGNSAKSADTQCKAFHHRKTVGDMIGALHNANVGGSVSAAFLEGTQITPAVECFVNECKFWDNGNYCGADQIHVTGTNASKTTDTDCETFKKK
- a CDS encoding APC family permease, whose translation is MDKEIRTESVLRKDLSLLTATTLVIGMVIGSGIFMKPGKVIEAAGDSTMALAAWGLGGIITIAAGLTVAELGVQIPKTGGIYAYLDEVYGKMWGYLFGWVQTFIYGPATTGALGLYFSTLLLPFFNFPETWKLPVAIAVVAFLGGVNALGAKYGGLIQSAATAAKLVPIILIAVFGLWQGNGQILNMPGGIGETAGMGAAVLATLWAYDGWINVSFVAGEMKNPAKELPRAIITGLAIVMAAYLAINLALFHMLPASEIALLGNRAAGTVAGLLFGEMGGKLISIGILISIFGALNGYILTGARVPFAMAQNGLLPGAQLLGKVHSKSGTPANALLLVVILAAVLMTLGDPDRLTDMAMFIIWAFYILAFAAVFILRKRNPKAKRSYSVPGYPIVPGIAILGSVYIAFSMLVHNPGDALYALGITLAGIPAYMLLRKK